One window of the Candidatus Methylomirabilis lanthanidiphila genome contains the following:
- a CDS encoding 2-C-methyl-D-erythritol 2,4-cyclodiphosphate synthase, whose amino-acid sequence MTVGIGFDTHPLVPGRRLVLGGVEIPFEKGLDGHSDADALAHAVIDAILGAACAGDIGSCFGTNDPQYKDVSSLLLLKEALRRVQALGYAVNHIDATIIAEAPRLASFIVQMRANVADSVGTPIERVSVKAATANRVGALGAGDGIACLAVASLQRLE is encoded by the coding sequence ATGACAGTCGGCATTGGGTTTGATACACACCCGTTAGTTCCCGGTCGGCGTCTTGTCCTGGGCGGGGTGGAGATCCCTTTCGAGAAAGGACTTGACGGCCATTCGGATGCGGATGCCTTGGCCCACGCCGTAATCGACGCCATACTTGGCGCCGCCTGCGCCGGCGATATCGGCTCCTGCTTTGGCACGAATGATCCTCAATACAAGGATGTGTCGAGTCTCCTGCTCCTCAAGGAGGCGCTCCGACGTGTTCAGGCACTTGGCTATGCGGTCAATCACATCGATGCGACCATCATCGCAGAAGCGCCGCGGCTTGCGTCCTTCATTGTACAGATGCGGGCCAACGTTGCCGATAGCGTGGGCACTCCAATCGAACGAGTCAGCGTCAAGGCGGCGACCGCGAATCGGGTGGGTGCGCTGGGGGCGGGCGACGGGATTGCCTGTCTCGCTGTGGCATCACTGCAGCGTCTCGAATGA